The Suncus etruscus isolate mSunEtr1 chromosome 14, mSunEtr1.pri.cur, whole genome shotgun sequence genome contains a region encoding:
- the BCAM gene encoding basal cell adhesion molecule, with amino-acid sequence MEPPDARAGDHRAPRLLALALLLGAHPGVRAEVKVSLPSLVEVMRGETVTLDCRPVGTQDHFVLEWFVMNRSGVRHRLASSEQKGSRVVHNKVHDSRGRSPPYQMDSQGRLVLADTQVGDESDYVCVVTVGAVDTAEATTRLLLFAKPEATQVSPNTGTLSVTEDFPQEIATCRSLNGNPMPRISWYRNGQQLEVPTEVNPDGYMTSRTVREASGLQSLTSVLYLRLHKEDRSSSFHCVAEYRLPKGQIDRLDSAPFSLTLHYPTEHVNFWVGSPATTEGWVREGDSVQLFCRGDGSPSPEYTFFRLQGGQELTLKSNLAGNLTLEGVQRGQSGTYGCRVEDYDAPEDAELFQTLELRVAYLDPLKLSIGEELTVPLRESAVANCSVEGLPTPALRWTKDSVPLVDGPVLSLSSVTFDSAGNYTCEASMPTVPLLSRTQSFKLLVQGSPELRPEKTQPQAAEGSWREGDEVTLTCLARGYPEPKLSWSQEGGSPAEPTPGAQGWVSSTLKLKVTSALSQQGVSCEAANPHGSEQHTFHFGTVAPQAAQAGVAVLAVAVSVGLLLLVVAAFYCMRRKGRPGCCRRSEKGSPPPGEPEQSQNGAEPPEQTGLLRGGPSGSAQRGSGGFRDEC; translated from the exons ATGGAGCCCCCGGACGCAAGGGCCGGGGATCACCGGGCCCCACGGCTGCTGGCGCTGGCGCTGCTTTTAGGGGCGCATCCAG GTGTCCGGGCTGAGGTGAAAGTGTCGTTGCCTTCCCTGGTGGAGGTGATGAGAGGGGAAACGGTAACGCTGGACTGTCGGCCTGTGGGGACCCAAGACCACTTTGTGCTGGAATGGTTCGTG ATGAACCGTTCTGGGGTCCGCCACCGCCTGGCCTCTTCGGAGCAGAAGGGCTCCCGGGTGGTGCATAACAAAGTACACGACTCACGGGGCCGCAGCCCCCCGTACCAGATGGACTCCCAGGGGCGCCTGGTGCTGGCCGACACGCAGGTGGGCGATGAAAGCGATTATGTGTGTGTAGTGACCGTCGGAGCGGTGGACACGGCCGAGGCCACCACGAGGCTCCTCCTGTTTG CCAAACCAGAGGCCACCCAGGTCAGCCCCAACACTGGGACACTGTCGGTGACAGAGGACTTTCCTCAGGAG ATCGCCACCTGCAGGAGCCTCAATGGAAACCCCATGCCCCGGATCAGCTGGTACCGAAATGGGCAGCAGTTGGAGGTGCCCACGGAGGTGAATCCAG ATGGGTACATGACCAGCCGCACAGTGCGGGAGGCCTCGGGACTGCAGTCGCTCACCAGTGTCCTCTACCTGCGACTCCACAAGGAGGACCGTTCGTCCAGCTTCCACTGTGTAGCGGAATACCGCCTGCCCAAAGGCCAAATCGATCGGCTCGACAGCGCCCCCTTCAGCCTCACCCTGCACT ATCCCACGGAGCATGTAAACTTCTGGGTGGGCAGTCCAGCCACCACGGAAGGCTGGGTGCGCGAGGGGGACTCTGTGCAGTTGTTCTGCAGGGGCGATGGCAGCCCGAGCCCCGAGTATACCTTCTTTAGACTCCAG GGTGGGCAGGAGCTCACGCTGAAGTCCAACCTTGCGGGGAACCTCACACTGGAGGGGgtgcagaggggccagagcgggaCTTATGGCTGCCGCGTGGAGGACTATGATGCCCCGGAAGACGCAGAGCTCTTCCAGACGCTGGAGCTGCGTGTGGCCT ACCTAGACCCCCTGAAGCTCAGCATTGGGGAGGAGCTGACTGTGCCCCTGAGGGAAAGTGCTGTCGCCAACTGCTCCGTGGAAGGCCTGCCCACACCCGCCCTGCGCTGGACCAAG GACTCTGTGCCCCTGGTGGACGGCCCGGTTCTGTCGCTCAGCTCCGTCACATTCGACTCTGCAGGCAACTACACATGTGAAGCATCCATGCCCACCGTCCCTCTTCTAAGCCGCACCCAGAGCTTCAAGCTGTTGGTTCAAG GATCCCCAGAGCTAAGGCCAGAGAAAACTCAGCCCCAAGCTGCGGAGGGCAGTTGGAGAGAGGGGGATGAAGTGACCTTGACCTGCTTGGCCCGTGGCTACCCAGAACCCAAACTCAGCTGGAGCCAGGAGGGTGGCAGT CCCGCAGAACCGACTCCCGGCGCACAGGGCTGGGTGAGCAGCACCCTAAAACTCAAAGTGACCAGCGCCCTGAGCCAGCAGGGAGTGTCCTGCGAGGCAGCCAACCCCCACGGGAGTGAACAACACACCTTCCACTTTGGCACAG TGGCCCCCCAGGCTGCCCAGGCTGGGGTGGCCGTCCTGGCCGTGGCTGTCAGCGTGGGCCTCCTGCTCCTTGTGGTGGCCGCCTTCTATTGTATGCGACGCAAGGGGCGCCCCGGATGCTGCCGACGGTCTGAGAAGGGGTCTCC GCCTCCAGGAGagcctgagcagagccagaatggGGCCGAGCCACCTGAGCAGACTGGACTCCTCCGGGGGGGCCCCTCGGGGTCTGCCCAGCGTGGCAGTGGGGGCTTCCGAGATGAG tGCTGA